In Populus alba chromosome 1, ASM523922v2, whole genome shotgun sequence, a single window of DNA contains:
- the LOC118058141 gene encoding mitochondrial inner membrane protease ATP23: MAEEPGTTPGSDGTTVDECENMIRRSFRTPMVKFLREHMEKAGCAVGENFLKSVNCDKKIAGGYVRGEGIMVCSNHMNTQDDVNQVVIHELIHAYDDCRAANLDWADCAHHACSEIRAGHLSGDCHYKRELLRGYMKLRGHEQDCVKRRVMKSMIANPYCSKAAAKDAMEAVWDVCYNDTQPFDRAP, translated from the exons ATGGCGGAGGAACCAGGCACGACACCCGGCTCCGACGGCACGACAGTGGATGAATGCGAAAATATGATTCGCCGGAGTTTCCGGA CTCCAATGGTGAAATTTTTGAGGGAGCATATGGAGAAAGCGGGGTGTGCAGTTGGTGAAAATTTCTTGAAATCTGTTAATTGTGATAAGAAGATTGCTGGTGGTTATGTTCGTGGCGAAGGG ATAATGGTGTGTAGTAATCACATGAACACTCAAGATGATGTAAACCAAGTTGTTATACATGAGCTGATTCATGCTTATGATGACTGTCGGGCTGCGAACTTGGATTGGGCTGACTGTGCTCATCATGCCTGTAGTGAG ATTCGTGCTGGCCATTTAAGTGGTGATTGCCATTACAAACGAGAATTGCTGCGGGGTTATATGAAATTAAGAGGCCATGAGCAG GACTGTGTGAAAAGAAGAGTTATGAAATCAATGATCGCCAACCCATACTGCTCAAAAGCAGCTGCAAAGGATGCCATGGAAGCTGTATGGGATGTCTGCTACAATGATACACAGCCCTTTGACAGAGCTCCTTGA
- the LOC118058142 gene encoding uncharacterized protein, with translation MGGVTSSMAAKFAFFPPNPPSYKLVTDELTGLLLLSPFPHRENVEILKLPTRKGTDIVAMYIRHPLATSTLLYSHGNAADLGQMYELFIELSILLRVNLMGYDYSGYGQSSGKPSEQNTYADIEAAYKCLEESYGTKQEDIILYGQSVGSGPTLDLAARLPQLRAVVLHSPILSGLRVMYPVKRTYWFDIYKNIDKIPLVNCPVLIMHGTSDEVVDWSHGKQLWELCKEKYEPLWLKGGNHCDLEHYPEYIRHLKKFISTVEKSPSQRYSSRRSTDQFEQSRKSTDVFEVSRKSTDRREKPRHSTDRLEKPKIQSNHVDKLEKLKNLSNNADKLEKLRMSFDQMERSRRSVDCHEKSRKSIDHQLERARKSVDRLERIRTG, from the exons ATGGGAGGGGTAACATCTTCAATGGCGGCAAAGTTTGCTTTTTTTCCACCAAACCCACCATCATACAAGCTAGTAACTGATGAATTAACAGGTCTATTGCTACTGAGCCCATTTCCTCACCGTGAAAATGTTGAAATCTTGAAATTGCCAACAAGGAAAGGTACAGATATTGTGGCAATGTATATAAGGCATCCTTTGGCTACTTCCACCTTGCTTTATTCCCATGGAAATGCTGCCGATCTGGGTCAGATGTATGAGCTTTTCATTGAGCTGAGCATCCTCTTGAGGGTCAATCTCATGGG GTATGACTATTCTGGGTATGGGCAATCGTCGGGAAAG CCGAGTGAGCAGAATACATATGCTGATATTGAAGCTGCATACAAGTGTCTAGAAGAAAGCTATGGTACCAAGCAGGAAGACATCATCCTTTATGGGCAATCTGTTGGAAGTGGCCCCACGTTAGATCTTGCTGCTCGACTGCCTCAGTTACGGGCTGTTGTTCTGCATAGTCCCATACTCTCAGGGTTAAGAGTCATGTATCCTGTTAAGCGCACATACTGGTTTGACATTTATAAG aATATTGACAAAATCCCACTAGTAAATTGTCCAGTTCTCATCATGCAT ggAACTTCAGATGAAGTTGTCGATTGGTCCCATGGTAAGCAATTATGGGAACTCTGTAAAGAAAAGTACGAACCACTTTGGCTTAAAGGAGGGAACCATTGTGATTTAGAGCACTATCCAGAGTATATCAGGCATCTGAAGAAGTTCATATCAACTGTGGAGAAATCTCCTTCTCAAAGATACAGTTCCAGGAGAAGTACAGATCAGTTTGAGCAGTCACGGAAGAGTACTGATGTGTTTGAGGTTTCAAGGAAAAGCACAGATCGAAGAGAGAAACCAAGGCACAGTACTGACAGGCTCGAGAAACCAAAAATTCAATCTAATCATGTTGACAAgctagaaaaactaaaaaatctgtCAAATAATGCTGACAAGCTAGAAAAGTTAAGGATGTCATTTGATCAAATGGAAAGGTCTCGGAGGAGTGTTGATTGCCATGAGAAATCCCGGAAAAGCATCGACCACCAATTGGAAAGAGCACGGAAAAGTGTTGACAGGTTGGAAAGAATACGGACTGGTTGA